One Pararhizobium sp. IMCC3301 DNA segment encodes these proteins:
- a CDS encoding DUF1467 family protein gives MSFLSGVAIYFIIWWLVLFVTLPFGVRAQNEAEDMALGTDRGAPISAGIGRKAIATTILSLLIFATFYFLREVLEIGLDDIPFLPTY, from the coding sequence ATGTCATTTTTAAGCGGTGTTGCTATTTATTTCATCATCTGGTGGCTGGTGCTGTTCGTCACTCTGCCTTTCGGTGTGCGCGCCCAGAATGAAGCCGAGGACATGGCCCTCGGGACTGATCGAGGTGCCCCGATCAGCGCCGGCATTGGCAGAAAGGCGATCGCGACCACCATCCTATCGCTGCTGATATTCGCAACATTTTATTTTCTGCGCGAGGTTTTGGAAATAGGATTGGACGATATTCCGTTTCTGCCCACCTACTGA
- the mce gene encoding methylmalonyl-CoA epimerase — MLDRLNHVAIAVPDLNAAVALYAGTLGAIVSEPMPLAEHGVTVVFIELPNTKIELLEPLGDASPIAGFLEKHPSGGIHHICYEVADILQARDKLRADGMRVLGDGEPRTGAHGKPVLFLHPKDFQGTLIELEQV, encoded by the coding sequence ATGCTGGATCGCCTCAACCACGTAGCCATTGCGGTTCCCGATCTGAACGCCGCTGTAGCGCTTTATGCCGGTACGCTGGGTGCAATTGTGTCGGAACCGATGCCGCTTGCAGAGCACGGTGTCACGGTTGTTTTCATCGAGTTGCCGAACACCAAAATCGAATTGCTGGAGCCGCTTGGCGACGCTTCTCCGATTGCGGGCTTTCTGGAGAAACACCCCTCGGGTGGCATTCACCACATCTGTTATGAAGTTGCCGATATCCTTCAGGCACGGGACAAATTGCGAGCAGATGGCATGCGTGTGCTGGGCGATGGAGAGCCCAGGACAGGGGCCCATGGAAAGCCTGTGTTATTCCTGCACCCAAAGGATTTTCAGGGCACGTTGATTGAGCTGGAGCAAGTTTGA
- a CDS encoding biotin--[acetyl-CoA-carboxylase] ligase, protein MKRSEADMTPLKSIAHQHFASVGSTNDLALDAFREGRREALWVTADEQLLGKGRRGRDWVSPPGNFYGSLLLVDPASSETLPQMAFVISLALHKALSRALPPTVQTRLTVKWPNDLLYDRKKVAGILMEATQLQDRTGIVIGCGVNCVTSPDSMPYAVTNFAAQGHNISVPVMFKLFSAEVAAALADWQAGANFAAIRADWLSRASGVGELITVRLNDRELTGRFDGLDEQGRLLLSHPENGTSVISAGDVFMLPQQSRPPEGH, encoded by the coding sequence ATGAAGCGATCTGAGGCGGATATGACGCCACTCAAATCCATTGCACATCAGCATTTTGCAAGCGTCGGATCGACTAATGATCTGGCGCTTGATGCCTTCCGGGAAGGGCGCAGGGAAGCACTTTGGGTTACGGCAGACGAACAATTGCTCGGAAAGGGCAGGCGCGGCCGGGACTGGGTGTCGCCGCCGGGTAATTTCTACGGATCGCTGCTGCTGGTCGATCCCGCTTCATCCGAAACTTTGCCACAAATGGCATTTGTGATTTCCCTGGCACTGCACAAGGCGCTGTCGCGCGCGCTGCCGCCAACGGTTCAGACCCGGCTGACGGTGAAATGGCCAAATGACCTGCTCTATGATCGCAAGAAAGTGGCCGGCATTCTGATGGAAGCGACGCAGCTGCAGGACCGCACCGGAATTGTCATCGGCTGCGGTGTCAATTGTGTCACCAGTCCGGATTCCATGCCTTACGCTGTGACGAATTTTGCCGCGCAAGGCCACAATATTTCGGTGCCTGTCATGTTCAAGCTGTTCAGCGCCGAAGTTGCAGCCGCACTGGCAGACTGGCAGGCCGGTGCGAATTTCGCCGCCATTCGGGCGGACTGGCTCAGCCGCGCCAGCGGAGTTGGCGAACTGATCACAGTACGGCTGAATGACAGGGAACTGACGGGACGATTTGACGGCCTTGATGAGCAGGGACGGCTCTTGCTTTCCCACCCCGAAAACGGCACAAGCGTCATTTCCGCAGGCGATGTCTTCATGTTGCCGCAGCAAAGCCGCCCGCCAGAAGGACACTAA
- the proS gene encoding proline--tRNA ligase encodes MRLSRYFLPILKETPKEAEIISHRLMLRAGMIRQQSAGIYSWLPFGQAVLKNVEAIVREEQNRAGAVELLMPTIQPADLWRESGRYDDYGKEMLRIADRHERDMLYGPTNEEMVTDIFRGSVKSYKDLPLNLYHIQWKFRDEVRPRFGIMRGREFLMKDAYSFDLNKEEARKSYNRMFVAYLRTYQRLGLTAIPMKADSGPIGGDMTHEFIVLADTGESEVFCHRDFLDLPVPDETVDFDGDLSPWVDKYTAQYAATEEMHDEAAFARIPEADRVSARGIEVGHIFYFGTKYSEPMNARVAGPDGVDVPVHMGSYGIGVSRLMGAIIEASHDENGIIWPQSVAPFQVGLISLKTGHEATDSACEDLYDRLNKAGISVLYDDRDMRAGGKFASMDLIGLPWQLIVGPKGVESGEIELKNRRTGERESLTPDAAFNRLQAALA; translated from the coding sequence ATGCGTCTCTCCCGCTATTTTCTACCCATCCTCAAGGAAACCCCAAAAGAAGCTGAAATCATCTCTCATCGCCTGATGCTGCGTGCGGGAATGATACGGCAGCAATCTGCCGGTATCTATTCCTGGCTGCCATTCGGGCAGGCAGTCCTGAAAAATGTCGAGGCGATTGTCCGAGAGGAACAGAATCGTGCTGGTGCTGTGGAATTGCTGATGCCGACAATTCAGCCTGCTGATCTGTGGCGCGAAAGCGGACGCTATGATGATTACGGTAAGGAAATGCTGCGGATTGCCGACCGCCATGAACGCGACATGCTGTATGGTCCCACCAATGAGGAAATGGTCACCGACATCTTTCGCGGATCGGTCAAGTCCTACAAGGATTTGCCGCTGAATCTGTACCACATTCAGTGGAAGTTCCGCGATGAGGTGCGCCCGCGTTTCGGTATCATGCGGGGTCGTGAATTCCTGATGAAGGATGCCTATTCGTTTGATCTGAATAAGGAAGAGGCCCGCAAATCCTACAATCGGATGTTTGTCGCCTATTTGCGGACCTATCAGCGGCTTGGTTTGACAGCCATTCCCATGAAAGCGGATTCCGGGCCGATCGGTGGCGACATGACCCACGAATTCATCGTGCTGGCTGACACTGGCGAGAGTGAGGTGTTCTGTCATCGCGATTTTCTCGACCTGCCGGTGCCCGACGAGACAGTTGATTTCGATGGCGACCTGTCTCCCTGGGTGGATAAGTATACCGCCCAATATGCCGCTACCGAAGAGATGCATGACGAAGCAGCCTTCGCCAGGATTCCCGAAGCGGACAGGGTGTCTGCCAGAGGCATTGAGGTTGGCCACATATTCTATTTCGGCACCAAATATTCCGAACCGATGAATGCGCGTGTTGCCGGGCCTGATGGCGTGGACGTGCCGGTTCATATGGGGTCCTACGGGATTGGCGTTTCACGGCTGATGGGCGCCATCATCGAAGCCAGTCACGATGAGAATGGCATCATCTGGCCACAATCCGTTGCTCCATTTCAGGTCGGTCTGATCAGCCTGAAGACCGGGCACGAGGCCACCGATTCGGCCTGTGAGGATCTCTATGACCGCCTTAATAAGGCCGGAATCTCTGTGCTTTACGATGATCGTGACATGCGCGCGGGCGGCAAATTTGCATCCATGGATCTGATCGGTCTGCCCTGGCAGTTGATTGTCGGGCCGAAAGGTGTAGAGAGCGGGGAAATAGAGCTGAAAAACCGCCGCACCGGCGAGCGTGAAAGCCTGACCCCGGATGCAGCATTCAACAGGCTGCAGGCTGCGCTGGCCTGA
- a CDS encoding lipoprotein-releasing ABC transporter permease subunit — MTDLAPDLTDAPNGTKPFSRFEWMLAGRYLRSRRKEASISAIAGFSFAGIMLGVAALIIVMAVMNGFRTELLGKILGINGHMILEPIDGPLNDFDAVSERVSKLEQVRAAIPVVEGQVLASGRETSSGVLVRGVREADFAKMPAVIDNVLQGTLQGFDEAGGLAVGSRLAAGLGLQLGDRMTLVSPRGAVTPMGVAPRVKAYPITAIFQLGMSEYDATFVFMPQVEAQLYFNKDDAVSFIEVYLQDPDSVGLLRGPVMEAAERPIFITDWQQRNATFFSALEVERNVMFIILTLIVLVAALNIISGLIMLVKDKGRDIAVLRTMGATRGAIMRIFFITGASIGMLGTLAGFVLGTVVCLNIENIRQFLSRLTETELFSPELYFLSRLPADMDPSEVASVVIMALVLSFLATLYPAWRAARLDPVDALRYE, encoded by the coding sequence ATGACAGACCTGGCTCCAGATTTGACGGACGCGCCCAACGGCACCAAGCCGTTTTCACGGTTCGAATGGATGTTGGCCGGGCGTTATCTGCGCTCCCGGCGCAAGGAAGCATCCATATCGGCAATAGCCGGGTTTTCCTTTGCCGGTATCATGTTGGGTGTCGCTGCGCTGATTATCGTGATGGCGGTGATGAACGGATTTCGAACTGAATTGCTCGGCAAGATTCTGGGTATTAACGGCCACATGATCCTCGAGCCGATTGATGGCCCGCTGAATGATTTCGATGCGGTGTCGGAAAGAGTGTCGAAGCTTGAACAGGTCCGGGCCGCCATTCCCGTTGTCGAAGGGCAGGTGCTGGCGTCCGGACGGGAAACCAGCAGCGGCGTGCTTGTGCGCGGTGTGCGCGAGGCGGATTTTGCGAAAATGCCTGCGGTCATCGACAATGTGCTGCAAGGCACGCTTCAGGGCTTTGACGAAGCAGGTGGTCTCGCTGTCGGATCACGTCTTGCCGCCGGTCTCGGCCTGCAATTGGGCGACCGCATGACGCTGGTTTCGCCGCGTGGGGCGGTAACACCGATGGGCGTCGCACCGCGGGTCAAAGCCTATCCGATCACAGCCATATTTCAGCTTGGCATGTCTGAATATGATGCCACTTTCGTCTTCATGCCACAGGTCGAAGCGCAACTCTATTTCAACAAGGACGATGCGGTCTCCTTTATCGAGGTCTATCTACAGGACCCCGATAGTGTAGGCCTGCTGCGCGGCCCGGTCATGGAAGCCGCTGAGCGGCCGATTTTCATCACCGACTGGCAACAGCGCAACGCCACTTTCTTTTCCGCACTGGAGGTCGAACGCAATGTGATGTTCATCATCCTCACTCTGATTGTACTCGTCGCGGCGCTCAATATTATTTCCGGTCTCATCATGCTGGTGAAAGACAAGGGCAGGGACATCGCCGTTCTGCGCACCATGGGCGCAACACGCGGTGCTATCATGCGGATATTTTTCATCACCGGCGCGAGCATCGGCATGCTTGGCACACTCGCCGGTTTTGTGCTCGGAACCGTGGTTTGCCTGAACATCGAGAATATCCGTCAGTTTCTGTCGCGTCTGACGGAAACTGAACTGTTTTCTCCGGAACTGTATTTTCTCAGCCGCCTGCCTGCTGATATGGATCCCTCGGAGGTCGCTTCAGTGGTGATCATGGCTCTTGTTCTGTCATTTTTGGCAACGCTTTATCCGGCTTGGCGTGCGGCCCGTCTCGATCCTGTGGATGCCTTGCGTTATGAATAA
- a CDS encoding ribonuclease J gives MNDQNQFVFLPLGGVGEIGMNLGLYGFGPAGRKSWIVVDFGLGFARETQPGVDLIFPDISFLESEKKNVLGIVLTHAHEDHYGGLVDLWHRVGAPVYATPFTAAMLEAKLASAPWAGKIPVTTISQSERWSLGPFDLEMVPVSHSIPEPNALVIRTPLGTALHTGDWKIDPTPVVGKAMDVDRMKQIGEEGVLALVCDSTNAVREGISPSEADIAAGLYEFIKDAPQRVAVTSFASNVARMKTVAEVAQRAGRDVILVGRAMQRVATISRELGYFDGLKPFLSEDDFGHLPRDKVLVMCTGSQGEDRAALARIASGSHRNIKLVSGDRVIFSSRTIPGNEVPVNTVINSLCDQGLEVITDRDGLVHVSGHPRRGELVQMYDWIKPEIAVPVHGEPLHLSAHARLAAEQGVKHVVEIRNGSMVRLAPGKPEIIDNKQAGRLYKDGKLVTSPETGGVDERRKLSFAGVVSVSLVVSRQGEILDEPAVDLFGLPDVDDRGADFEDIILDAIDGVLDSMSAKRRKNSGALEESIRRAIRGEVQNIWGKKPVCQVRVHIV, from the coding sequence ATGAACGATCAGAATCAATTCGTATTTCTGCCATTGGGCGGGGTTGGCGAAATCGGGATGAATCTTGGACTGTACGGTTTTGGCCCGGCCGGCAGGAAGTCCTGGATTGTGGTGGATTTCGGGCTGGGTTTTGCCCGGGAGACTCAACCGGGCGTCGATCTCATTTTCCCCGATATCAGCTTTCTGGAATCCGAAAAGAAGAATGTTCTCGGCATTGTTCTGACCCATGCTCACGAAGACCATTATGGCGGCCTTGTGGATTTGTGGCACCGGGTCGGTGCGCCGGTGTATGCCACGCCGTTTACGGCGGCGATGCTGGAAGCAAAACTTGCCAGCGCGCCCTGGGCAGGAAAGATTCCGGTGACGACAATCAGTCAGAGCGAGCGCTGGTCGCTGGGACCGTTTGATCTTGAAATGGTGCCGGTTTCCCACTCTATTCCCGAGCCCAATGCGCTGGTCATCCGCACACCGCTTGGAACCGCGCTGCACACCGGGGACTGGAAGATTGATCCCACGCCCGTCGTTGGCAAAGCGATGGACGTCGATCGCATGAAGCAGATCGGCGAAGAGGGCGTGCTGGCACTGGTGTGTGATTCCACCAACGCAGTGCGCGAAGGCATCAGTCCCAGTGAGGCGGATATTGCAGCCGGGCTTTACGAGTTTATCAAGGATGCCCCGCAGCGGGTCGCGGTGACATCCTTTGCATCCAATGTGGCGCGCATGAAGACCGTTGCTGAAGTCGCGCAGCGCGCCGGGCGGGACGTCATTCTGGTCGGGCGGGCGATGCAGCGCGTTGCGACAATTTCAAGGGAACTGGGCTATTTTGACGGGCTCAAACCATTCCTCAGCGAGGACGATTTCGGCCATCTTCCGCGCGACAAGGTGCTTGTGATGTGCACCGGAAGCCAGGGCGAGGACCGGGCGGCCCTGGCTCGCATTGCAAGTGGCAGTCATCGCAACATCAAACTGGTGTCCGGCGACCGTGTGATTTTCTCATCCCGCACCATTCCGGGTAACGAAGTGCCGGTGAATACCGTCATCAACAGCTTGTGTGATCAGGGACTTGAGGTCATCACCGATCGTGACGGCCTGGTGCACGTATCCGGTCATCCCCGTCGCGGCGAATTGGTGCAGATGTATGACTGGATAAAGCCGGAAATAGCGGTACCGGTTCATGGCGAACCTTTGCACCTGTCTGCTCATGCCCGGCTTGCTGCAGAGCAGGGCGTTAAACATGTGGTCGAAATTCGCAACGGATCAATGGTGCGGCTGGCGCCGGGCAAGCCGGAAATCATTGACAACAAGCAGGCCGGACGGCTTTACAAGGACGGCAAGCTTGTAACCTCGCCGGAAACTGGTGGGGTCGATGAGCGCCGCAAACTCTCCTTTGCCGGAGTGGTGTCGGTATCGCTGGTGGTATCGCGGCAGGGCGAAATTCTGGATGAGCCGGCAGTCGATCTTTTCGGACTTCCCGATGTCGATGACAGGGGCGCTGACTTTGAGGACATCATACTCGATGCGATTGATGGCGTGCTCGACAGTATGTCGGCAAAACGGCGCAAGAATTCCGGCGCGCTGGAAGAATCAATACGCCGGGCCATTCGCGGTGAAGTGCAGAATATCTGGGGCAAGAAACCGGTCTGCCAGGTCCGGGTTCATATCGTCTGA